The following nucleotide sequence is from bacterium.
TCGATCGTCCGTCGCGGCTCTCAAATTCCGCCGTCTTACTCGTTCTTACAGGTATACCCCAGCCATGGCTCGCATCACTGTCGAAGATTGCTTGGAAAAGATTCCGAATCGTTTCAACCTGGCCCTGGCGGCCACGTACCGCGCCCGCGAACTCGCGCAGGGGCATGAGGCGCGCATCGACAGCAAAGACAAACCTACCGTCACCGCACTACGCGAAATTGCCGCCGGAGTCACCGGAATGGAAATGCTGCGCAAAGTGCCAACCTGATTCGCCACGGGTAGGGGGCGCAGATGGCGTTCGCGAGCCTGCGTGGTGCC
It contains:
- a CDS encoding DNA-directed RNA polymerase subunit omega; amino-acid sequence: MARITVEDCLEKIPNRFNLALAATYRARELAQGHEARIDSKDKPTVTALREIAAGVTGMEMLRKVPT